The proteins below are encoded in one region of Halalkalicoccus jeotgali B3:
- a CDS encoding SDR family oxidoreductase yields the protein MAIETVLVAGASGKTGREILHLLRNTDLHVRAMTRDPANVGRLTRLGADEVIVGDLLEQADADRAVSGVDTVLCAVGTKPGLDALTGGFVDGQGVINLADAASEAGVERFVFESSLGVGDAKAGLPLPARVLIGPILRAKDDSETHLRESGLTYTILRPGGLTTGPPSGEVVVGEGGDSVSGRISRADVARLMVAAPFTPEAENRTFEVVSHEGLRGSPKNVVPMTWVEPSVA from the coding sequence ATGGCTATCGAGACCGTTCTGGTGGCGGGCGCGAGCGGGAAGACGGGTCGCGAGATCCTGCACCTCCTTCGGAACACCGACCTCCACGTGCGCGCGATGACGCGCGACCCCGCGAACGTCGGCCGCCTCACGCGGCTGGGAGCCGACGAGGTGATCGTCGGGGACCTCCTCGAACAGGCCGACGCCGACCGGGCGGTCTCGGGGGTCGACACCGTTCTCTGTGCCGTGGGAACGAAACCGGGACTCGACGCCCTGACCGGCGGGTTCGTCGACGGACAGGGTGTGATCAACCTCGCCGACGCCGCGAGCGAAGCGGGCGTCGAACGGTTCGTCTTCGAGTCCTCACTGGGGGTCGGCGACGCGAAAGCGGGCCTACCCCTGCCCGCGCGCGTCCTCATCGGGCCGATCCTCCGGGCGAAAGACGACTCCGAGACCCACCTCCGCGAGTCGGGGCTGACGTATACGATCCTCCGGCCCGGCGGGCTGACGACCGGGCCGCCCTCGGGTGAAGTCGTCGTCGGCGAGGGCGGCGATTCTGTTTCGGGCCGTATCTCACGGGCCGACGTCGCCCGTCTGATGGTCGCCGCGCCGTTTACCCCCGAGGCCGAAAACCGCACCTTCGAGGTCGTGAGCCACGAGGGACTCCGGGGGTCGCCGAAAAACGTCGTCCCGATGACGTGGGTCGAGCCGAGCGTGGCCTGA
- a CDS encoding glycerophosphodiester phosphodiesterase encodes MIPDTDVEAMWAVGPDVASAPPPIPEGTPALIAHRGFAGQYPENTVGAIRAASRTADWIEIDCRPTADGDPAVFHDHRLDRLTDRRGLVAETPSEVVFRTEVLESGASIPRLDRALEAVGPDVGVVLDLKGRFGALSGPDGRSETWDWVASALDTLAGADRRILVSTFWEDALAAVEETADVPTAVLFCEDAAGGLAVARRYGCEAIHPAAHLLTDVGGGAALVDRAHESGMAVNVWSPVTRYEGALLSARGVDGVITDYDDVLRPRRVLPP; translated from the coding sequence ATGATTCCCGATACGGACGTCGAGGCGATGTGGGCCGTCGGGCCCGACGTGGCGAGCGCACCTCCTCCGATCCCCGAGGGGACGCCCGCGCTGATCGCACACCGCGGGTTCGCGGGACAGTACCCCGAGAACACGGTGGGTGCGATCCGGGCGGCCTCCCGGACGGCCGACTGGATCGAGATCGACTGTCGCCCGACCGCCGACGGCGATCCGGCCGTCTTTCACGACCACCGGCTCGATCGCCTCACCGACCGGCGCGGCCTCGTCGCCGAGACACCGAGCGAGGTGGTCTTCCGGACGGAAGTGCTCGAAAGCGGCGCCTCGATCCCCCGTCTCGACAGGGCGCTCGAGGCCGTCGGGCCCGACGTCGGCGTCGTCCTCGACCTCAAGGGCCGGTTCGGCGCTCTTTCGGGTCCCGACGGGCGCTCCGAGACGTGGGACTGGGTCGCGTCGGCACTCGACACCCTCGCGGGGGCCGACCGTCGCATCCTCGTCTCGACGTTCTGGGAGGACGCGCTGGCTGCCGTCGAGGAGACGGCGGACGTCCCGACTGCCGTCCTGTTCTGCGAGGACGCCGCGGGCGGGCTGGCGGTCGCTCGCCGGTATGGCTGTGAAGCGATCCACCCCGCCGCCCACCTGCTGACCGACGTGGGCGGCGGAGCGGCCCTCGTCGATCGGGCACACGAGTCGGGCATGGCGGTCAACGTCTGGTCGCCGGTCACCCGCTACGAGGGCGCGCTTCTTTCGGCTCGCGGGGTCGACGGCGTCATCACTGACTACGACGACGTGCTGCGGCCCCGGCGGGTGCTCCCGCCCTAG
- the carA gene encoding glutamine-hydrolyzing carbamoyl-phosphate synthase small subunit translates to MSDAYLALEGGRVLEARGRAPGTARGELVFTTAYTGYEESLTDPSYEEQVLTFSYPLIGNYGVRDERFESDRIHPTAAVALELTDDVAEWLAEEGIPAIDHLDTRDLVTEIRDEGAMRCGIAAGPEATPEDALAELEACKGMSEHVDIGAQVSVAERYTVEGGGEYDVALVDCGAKGSITSSLTDRGADVHVLPYDTTPAEITELDPDVLFISNGPGDPANFEAARGLVEEFVGEIPIAGICLGQQVVARALGGDTEKMTFGHRGVNQPVRDLRTGKVVMTTQNHGYTVSEPGELEVTQVNVNDDTPEGLDSEDLGVLTRQYHPEANPGPHDSLDFFDNVLELADRRVATAD, encoded by the coding sequence ATGTCGGATGCCTACCTGGCACTGGAAGGGGGTCGTGTTCTCGAAGCGCGCGGGCGTGCGCCCGGGACGGCCCGAGGGGAGCTGGTCTTTACGACCGCGTACACGGGCTACGAGGAGAGCCTGACCGATCCCTCCTACGAGGAGCAGGTGTTGACCTTCTCGTATCCCCTGATCGGGAACTACGGCGTCCGAGACGAGCGATTCGAGTCCGACCGGATCCACCCGACCGCGGCCGTCGCCCTCGAACTAACCGACGACGTCGCCGAGTGGCTCGCCGAGGAGGGGATCCCCGCGATCGACCACCTCGATACGCGCGATCTCGTCACCGAGATCCGCGACGAGGGGGCGATGCGCTGTGGGATCGCCGCCGGGCCCGAGGCCACTCCCGAGGACGCGCTCGCGGAGCTCGAAGCGTGCAAAGGGATGAGCGAGCACGTCGATATCGGCGCACAGGTCAGCGTCGCCGAGCGCTACACCGTCGAAGGCGGCGGCGAATACGACGTCGCGCTGGTCGACTGTGGCGCGAAGGGCTCGATCACCTCCTCGCTGACCGACCGCGGCGCGGACGTCCACGTCCTGCCCTACGATACGACGCCCGCGGAGATCACCGAACTCGACCCGGACGTCCTCTTCATCTCGAACGGGCCGGGCGACCCCGCGAACTTCGAGGCCGCCCGGGGACTCGTCGAGGAGTTCGTCGGCGAGATCCCCATCGCGGGGATCTGTCTCGGCCAGCAGGTCGTCGCCCGGGCATTGGGCGGCGACACCGAGAAGATGACCTTCGGGCATCGGGGCGTCAACCAGCCCGTCCGGGACCTGCGCACCGGCAAGGTCGTCATGACGACCCAGAACCACGGCTACACGGTTTCGGAACCGGGCGAACTCGAGGTCACGCAGGTGAACGTCAACGACGACACACCCGAAGGCCTCGACAGCGAGGACCTCGGCGTACTCACCCGTCAGTACCACCCCGAAGCCAACCCCGGTCCCCACGACTCGCTCGATTTCTTCGATAACGTCCTCGAACTGGCCGACCGACGGGTCGCAACCGCCGACTAG
- a CDS encoding Lrp/AsnC family transcriptional regulator yields the protein MDELDREILDVLRRDARIPYTEIAESVDTSEGTVRNRVDRMLETGIIERFTVATRTGNIKAMIELGVDVAVDTTEVAERMADWAAVDFVWQVSGEQDVVLIVDAADTTAVNDLITRARDVEEVVSTTTRLILDEQR from the coding sequence ATGGACGAACTGGATCGGGAGATCCTCGACGTGCTCCGCCGGGACGCCCGGATCCCGTACACCGAGATCGCAGAGAGCGTCGATACCAGTGAGGGGACCGTCAGAAACCGCGTCGACCGGATGCTCGAGACAGGCATCATCGAGCGCTTTACCGTCGCGACCCGGACTGGCAACATCAAGGCGATGATCGAACTCGGCGTCGACGTGGCCGTCGACACCACCGAGGTCGCAGAACGGATGGCCGACTGGGCGGCCGTCGACTTCGTCTGGCAGGTCAGCGGCGAGCAGGACGTGGTGTTGATCGTCGACGCGGCCGACACGACCGCCGTCAACGACCTCATCACCCGCGCGCGCGACGTCGAGGAGGTCGTCAGTACCACGACTCGGCTGATCCTCGACGAGCAGCGCTAG
- a CDS encoding PHP-associated domain-containing protein, with amino-acid sequence MLSLDLHTHTRFFHGRDRLAERFDPYGHAALAAVARRRGLDGVALTNHDYYRPLGSPSKGFLSVPGIEISTTKGHVLVVGSDPPTRTKKGAITPAEAVELAHDRGCVAIIAHPFRNSTIRETDVEFDAIECNGKHPRTWPLVREIANERGIPLVGGSDAHYPVEVGRAYTKIDAEPTPEAIVGAIRAGRVEPAVAGGTLARLLRRGYKRIHKRKGHLPLDPTPGVGAPPED; translated from the coding sequence ATGCTCTCGCTCGATCTCCACACGCATACGCGCTTTTTCCACGGTCGCGACCGGCTCGCAGAACGGTTCGACCCATACGGTCACGCCGCGCTCGCGGCCGTCGCGCGCCGTCGCGGGCTCGATGGCGTAGCGCTGACGAACCATGACTACTATCGGCCGCTCGGCAGCCCCAGCAAGGGATTTCTCTCCGTTCCCGGCATCGAGATCTCGACGACGAAAGGCCACGTCCTCGTCGTCGGCTCGGATCCGCCGACTCGAACCAAGAAGGGAGCGATTACGCCCGCCGAAGCCGTCGAATTGGCCCACGACCGGGGCTGTGTGGCGATCATCGCCCACCCGTTTCGCAACAGCACGATCCGCGAGACCGACGTCGAGTTCGACGCCATCGAGTGCAACGGCAAACACCCCCGGACGTGGCCGCTGGTCCGGGAAATCGCCAACGAGCGGGGGATTCCACTCGTGGGCGGCAGCGACGCCCACTACCCCGTCGAGGTCGGGCGGGCCTACACGAAGATCGACGCCGAACCGACCCCCGAGGCGATCGTCGGGGCGATCCGGGCGGGACGGGTCGAGCCGGCGGTCGCGGGTGGAACGCTCGCCCGTCTCCTCCGGCGGGGATATAAGCGGATCCACAAACGCAAAGGCCACCTCCCGCTCGATCCGACGCCGGGCGTCGGGGCGCCACCGGAGGACTAG
- a CDS encoding diacylglycerol/lipid kinase family protein, with the protein MTGDESDCVVVANPVSGGPDDDISEIRELAAEYGFGLAVSEESGDAIELTHEAIEAGAIRVGAYGGDGTINEVVRGIDAANAFESTTLGVLPGGTGNNFAGNIGVESVEHGFSLLAEGETRRIDLGVAGDELFVNSCVCGLTADASEATSSELKGRFGELAYVFNTIDRMRNFESIPLHVHAEDEEVLWDGDAMFVLIGNARRFPAGGRQQANVEDGLFEVTIIEDVSTGQLVRETATRRLLGGEVSSIHRLTAPSLTVDVRREEPVSFSFDGEIDQFNRLPCQVRPRTLAVRVGEGYDPVPPEPEDV; encoded by the coding sequence ATGACCGGTGACGAATCCGATTGCGTCGTCGTTGCGAATCCAGTGAGTGGCGGTCCCGACGACGACATCTCCGAGATCCGGGAACTGGCGGCCGAGTACGGCTTCGGGCTCGCGGTCTCCGAGGAGTCGGGCGATGCCATCGAGTTGACCCACGAGGCGATCGAGGCGGGCGCGATCCGGGTCGGCGCCTACGGCGGTGACGGGACGATAAACGAGGTCGTCCGCGGGATCGACGCCGCCAACGCCTTCGAGTCGACGACGCTGGGGGTGCTCCCCGGCGGGACGGGCAACAACTTCGCGGGCAACATCGGTGTCGAAAGCGTCGAACACGGGTTCTCGCTGCTCGCGGAGGGCGAGACCCGGCGGATCGATCTGGGCGTCGCCGGCGACGAACTGTTCGTCAACTCCTGTGTCTGCGGGCTGACCGCCGACGCGAGCGAGGCGACCTCCTCCGAGTTGAAGGGGCGGTTCGGCGAACTCGCGTACGTCTTCAACACGATCGACCGGATGCGAAATTTCGAGTCGATCCCGCTGCACGTCCACGCCGAAGACGAGGAAGTCCTCTGGGACGGTGACGCGATGTTCGTCCTGATCGGCAACGCCAGACGATTTCCCGCCGGCGGTAGACAGCAAGCCAACGTCGAGGACGGCCTTTTCGAGGTGACGATCATCGAGGATGTCTCGACGGGCCAACTGGTCAGAGAGACCGCGACCCGGCGACTGCTTGGCGGGGAGGTCAGCAGCATCCACCGCCTCACGGCCCCGTCGCTGACCGTCGACGTCCGACGCGAGGAGCCGGTGTCGTTCAGTTTCGACGGCGAGATCGACCAGTTCAACCGGCTCCCGTGTCAGGTCCGCCCGCGGACCCTCGCCGTCCGGGTCGGCGAGGGCTACGATCCCGTGCCACCGGAACCGGAGGATGTTTGA
- a CDS encoding NUDIX hydrolase produces MSAQDTAGEQSHANARQNVVAVDADDAKQGVVNRLEAHTGEGIRHRAFTALVFNHDDHVLLAQRSPDKRLWDTYWDGTVASHPVEGQSQSDATEARLADELGIQSNQYTDLRVTDKFEYKRYYPNEGLEWEVCSVLKCTLDDTALDPDESEVAGLMWVPYERLYDNPKWYRQLRLCPWFEIAMRRDFD; encoded by the coding sequence ATGAGCGCTCAGGACACCGCGGGCGAACAATCCCACGCGAACGCCCGCCAGAACGTCGTCGCGGTCGATGCCGACGACGCGAAACAGGGCGTCGTCAACCGACTCGAGGCCCACACCGGCGAGGGGATCCGCCACCGGGCGTTTACCGCGCTCGTTTTCAACCACGACGATCACGTGTTGTTGGCCCAGCGAAGCCCGGACAAACGCCTCTGGGACACCTACTGGGACGGCACCGTCGCCTCCCACCCCGTCGAGGGACAGAGCCAGTCGGACGCCACCGAGGCCCGACTCGCCGATGAACTGGGCATCCAGTCGAACCAGTACACCGACCTGCGGGTGACCGATAAGTTCGAGTACAAACGCTACTACCCCAACGAGGGCCTCGAATGGGAGGTCTGCTCGGTACTGAAATGCACGCTCGACGACACCGCGCTCGACCCCGACGAGAGCGAGGTCGCGGGACTCATGTGGGTCCCCTACGAGCGCCTCTATGACAACCCCAAGTGGTACCGCCAACTGCGCCTCTGTCCGTGGTTCGAGATCGCGATGCGACGGGACTTCGACTGA
- a CDS encoding MBL fold metallo-hydrolase, which yields MALDSRVYRLVDGPANVYLVDDGELTLVDAGVPGDAKAIRDGIRALGHAVVDVDRVLLTHYDYDHVGALASLGLDAPVHAGDPDGTYVTGAAKPPRSNLKGLTQRVMARNLDFPDLTTVPVADGEEIGDFRAYHTPGHTAGHMAYLHEDLDIAFLGDCVRETESTLQPMTGWLCADAERNHESIKDLSARTPTFDYGAPGHGDPITAGASAVLRRVAAGL from the coding sequence ATGGCACTCGACAGTCGCGTCTATCGCCTCGTTGACGGTCCCGCGAACGTGTATCTCGTCGACGACGGCGAGTTGACCCTCGTCGACGCCGGCGTTCCGGGCGACGCGAAGGCGATTCGCGACGGGATCCGCGCGCTCGGCCACGCCGTCGTCGACGTGGATCGGGTCCTCCTGACCCACTACGATTACGATCACGTCGGCGCGCTCGCCTCGCTGGGATTGGACGCGCCGGTCCACGCGGGCGACCCCGACGGAACCTACGTGACCGGCGCGGCGAAACCGCCGCGTTCGAACCTGAAGGGCCTCACCCAGCGTGTAATGGCTCGGAATCTCGATTTCCCGGACCTCACCACGGTCCCCGTGGCCGACGGCGAGGAGATCGGCGACTTTCGAGCCTACCACACGCCGGGCCACACCGCCGGGCACATGGCGTATCTCCACGAGGACCTCGACATCGCCTTCCTCGGCGACTGCGTGCGCGAAACGGAGAGCACCCTTCAGCCCATGACCGGCTGGCTGTGTGCGGACGCCGAGCGAAACCACGAGAGCATCAAGGACCTCTCGGCGCGCACGCCGACGTTCGATTACGGCGCGCCGGGACACGGTGACCCCATCACAGCGGGTGCAAGCGCCGTCCTTCGACGGGTTGCGGCCGGTCTGTAG
- a CDS encoding zinc-binding dehydrogenase, which produces MDAVQFAEHGGRGVIEYGEFPDPEIESDEVLVDVKAGALNHLDIWTRKGLPGLDLEMPHIPGSDCAGVVAEVGESVTRFEEGDRVALIAGVGDERMDDPTLDPRFHIIGEHVRGVHSEYAAAPADNLVSVPEGVEWETAAAAPLVFQTAWRMLIERGELKAGEDVLVLGASGGVGHAAVQVAAHAGATVYATASSDEKLEYAEEIGADETINYAETEFGSEVKSLTDGRGVDMVVDHIGAETWDESLKSLAKGGRIVTCGATTGPNPGAGLNRMFWNQLSVIGSTMATPEQAETALELVWDGTFEPKIRETLPMSEAARAHEIIEEREGFGKVVVVPDSEL; this is translated from the coding sequence ATGGACGCAGTCCAGTTTGCGGAGCACGGTGGCCGAGGGGTAATCGAGTACGGCGAGTTCCCCGATCCCGAGATCGAGAGCGACGAGGTGCTCGTCGACGTGAAAGCCGGCGCGCTGAATCACCTCGACATCTGGACGCGAAAGGGCCTGCCGGGCCTCGATCTGGAGATGCCCCACATTCCGGGCAGCGACTGTGCGGGCGTCGTCGCGGAGGTCGGCGAAAGCGTCACCCGATTCGAGGAGGGCGACCGGGTCGCGCTCATCGCGGGCGTCGGCGACGAGCGCATGGACGACCCGACGCTGGACCCGCGATTCCACATCATCGGCGAGCACGTTCGGGGCGTCCACAGCGAGTACGCGGCGGCTCCCGCCGACAACCTCGTTTCCGTACCCGAGGGCGTCGAGTGGGAGACCGCAGCGGCCGCGCCGCTGGTCTTTCAGACCGCCTGGCGCATGCTCATCGAGCGCGGCGAGCTCAAAGCGGGCGAGGACGTGCTCGTGCTCGGTGCCTCGGGGGGCGTGGGCCACGCCGCCGTGCAGGTCGCGGCCCACGCAGGGGCAACGGTATATGCGACGGCAAGTTCGGACGAAAAGTTGGAGTACGCGGAGGAGATCGGCGCCGACGAGACGATCAACTACGCCGAGACGGAGTTCGGGAGCGAGGTGAAGTCACTGACCGACGGCCGGGGGGTCGACATGGTGGTCGACCACATCGGCGCGGAGACGTGGGACGAGTCCTTGAAGAGCCTCGCGAAGGGCGGGCGGATCGTCACCTGTGGGGCGACGACGGGACCGAACCCCGGCGCGGGCTTGAACCGGATGTTCTGGAACCAACTCTCAGTTATCGGCTCGACGATGGCGACCCCCGAGCAGGCCGAGACGGCACTCGAACTCGTCTGGGACGGTACCTTCGAGCCGAAGATCCGCGAGACGCTCCCGATGAGCGAGGCCGCCCGCGCCCACGAGATCATCGAGGAGCGCGAGGGATTCGGAAAGGTAGTTGTGGTTCCGGATAGTGAACTGTAG
- a CDS encoding MogA/MoaB family molybdenum cofactor biosynthesis protein: MAEETRHDDRKNEHDHHESGGADGSDGDHGHRNHDHHAHDAEEITAGVVTVSSSRESGEDPSGDAIIEVLEDNGIELTHRELIPDDFDRAQQTVDTLTDRDDVDLIVTTGGTGVTPDDVTVEAVEPLLGKMLPGFGELFRTLSYEEVGTHVVATRAIAGIADGVPVFCLPGSENAVRLGTRDIIVEEAGHLIGLATRDDEDE; encoded by the coding sequence ATGGCCGAGGAAACACGACACGACGACCGCAAGAACGAACACGACCATCACGAGAGCGGGGGCGCCGACGGGTCCGACGGCGATCACGGTCATCGGAACCACGACCACCACGCCCACGACGCCGAGGAGATCACGGCGGGCGTCGTCACCGTCTCCTCCTCGCGCGAATCCGGCGAGGACCCCTCGGGGGACGCGATCATCGAGGTCCTCGAGGACAACGGGATCGAACTGACCCACCGCGAACTCATCCCGGACGACTTCGACCGCGCCCAGCAGACCGTCGATACCCTCACCGACCGGGACGACGTCGACCTCATCGTCACCACGGGCGGGACGGGCGTCACGCCCGACGACGTGACCGTCGAGGCCGTCGAACCCCTATTGGGAAAGATGTTACCCGGGTTCGGCGAACTGTTCCGAACGCTCTCGTACGAGGAGGTCGGCACCCACGTCGTCGCCACGCGGGCGATCGCCGGGATCGCCGACGGCGTCCCCGTGTTCTGCCTGCCGGGCAGCGAGAACGCCGTCCGGCTTGGCACCCGCGATATCATCGTCGAGGAGGCCGGACACCTCATCGGCCTCGCCACCCGCGACGACGAGGACGAGTAA
- a CDS encoding cupin domain-containing protein, producing MTLDRYGEHGLDPDEGDVESTELVVEDDVLVKAFALGPGAELSAHEHADSTNVFHVLEGVVTVVQGDTEEEIGAPGVVLHERGVAHGARNDTDEVVVFTASLCPLPS from the coding sequence ATGACACTCGATCGCTACGGGGAGCACGGTCTCGATCCCGACGAGGGTGACGTCGAGAGCACCGAACTCGTGGTCGAAGACGACGTGCTGGTCAAGGCCTTCGCGCTCGGACCGGGCGCCGAACTCTCGGCGCACGAACACGCCGACTCGACGAACGTCTTTCATGTCCTCGAAGGGGTCGTGACCGTCGTTCAGGGTGACACGGAAGAGGAGATCGGCGCGCCAGGCGTGGTGCTTCACGAACGCGGGGTCGCTCACGGCGCTCGAAACGACACCGACGAGGTCGTCGTCTTCACCGCGAGTCTCTGTCCGCTCCCGTCGTAG
- a CDS encoding DUF7126 family protein yields MNAIIAGEDAAGLGAALEVEGFEVTRIAGFADRETLEAADVGSADVFAITDTVHATGIPIARELNEDLRIVVYAEDSLPEFARPLADLIVDPGLLGPDAVAEEL; encoded by the coding sequence ATGAACGCGATCATTGCGGGCGAGGACGCCGCGGGACTGGGTGCAGCGCTCGAAGTCGAGGGCTTCGAAGTCACTCGAATAGCGGGGTTCGCCGACCGCGAGACCCTCGAAGCGGCCGATGTCGGCTCCGCTGACGTCTTCGCGATCACCGATACGGTCCACGCCACGGGGATTCCGATCGCGCGCGAACTCAACGAGGACCTCCGGATCGTCGTCTACGCGGAGGACTCGCTGCCCGAATTCGCCCGCCCGCTCGCGGACCTGATCGTCGATCCCGGACTGTTGGGCCCCGATGCGGTCGCCGAGGAGCTCTGA
- the guaA gene encoding glutamine-hydrolyzing GMP synthase, with amino-acid sequence MVRPEAFVDDAVAEIRDEIGDANAVIALSGGVDSSVAAALAYEAVGDQLTPVYVDTGLMRKGETEQVSETFSYMESLRVVDAEERFLDLLSGVTDPEAKREVIGEGFIREFEREAKEADADYLVQGTIYPDRIESEGGIKSHHNVGGLPDVIDFEGIVEPVRDLYKDEVREVARELGLEELVAERMPFPGPGLAVRVIGEVTEEKLSVAREACHVVEDELEEYEPWQALAAVIGKATGVKGDNRVHGWVVSVRSVESRDGMTARAQEIDWETLQRIQSRITGKNENVARVVYDVTHKPPATIEYE; translated from the coding sequence ATGGTCCGACCCGAGGCGTTCGTCGACGACGCGGTCGCGGAGATTAGGGACGAAATCGGCGACGCCAACGCCGTGATCGCGCTGTCGGGTGGGGTCGATTCCTCGGTCGCCGCGGCACTGGCCTACGAGGCCGTCGGCGACCAGCTCACGCCGGTCTACGTCGACACCGGGCTGATGCGAAAGGGCGAGACCGAACAAGTGAGTGAAACCTTCTCGTATATGGAGTCGCTCCGAGTGGTCGACGCCGAGGAGCGCTTTCTGGACCTCCTCTCGGGCGTGACCGACCCCGAGGCAAAACGCGAGGTCATCGGCGAGGGGTTCATCCGCGAGTTCGAACGCGAGGCAAAGGAGGCCGACGCCGACTATCTAGTCCAGGGGACGATCTACCCCGACCGGATCGAGAGCGAGGGCGGGATCAAATCCCACCACAACGTCGGCGGGCTCCCCGACGTGATCGACTTCGAGGGGATCGTCGAACCGGTGCGTGATCTCTACAAGGACGAGGTCCGCGAGGTCGCACGCGAACTCGGTCTCGAGGAACTCGTCGCAGAGCGAATGCCCTTCCCGGGGCCCGGTCTCGCGGTCCGCGTCATCGGCGAGGTCACGGAGGAGAAACTCTCGGTGGCCCGTGAGGCGTGTCACGTCGTCGAAGACGAACTCGAGGAGTACGAGCCCTGGCAGGCACTGGCGGCGGTGATCGGCAAAGCCACCGGGGTCAAAGGCGACAATCGAGTGCATGGCTGGGTCGTCTCGGTTCGGTCGGTCGAATCGCGTGACGGCATGACCGCCCGCGCCCAGGAGATCGACTGGGAGACGCTCCAACGCATCCAGAGTCGCATCACCGGCAAGAACGAGAACGTCGCGCGCGTGGTCTACGACGTGACGCACAAACCGCCCGCGACCATCGAGTACGAATGA